Proteins co-encoded in one Desulfitobacterium hafniense DCB-2 genomic window:
- a CDS encoding response regulator, with protein MKKIKVFLVDDHTIFRQGIRLLLKLQSDLEVIGEADNGAQAVLMVQQLNPDVVLMDIAMKGMDGLTATKDILAASPKTKVILLTQHENKEYILPALKIGAAGYVLKRAAADEVVNAIRTTYQGRSFLDPEISDIVVNAYRHGSEDEYETLTEREREILILLAKGHTNNEIAPILNISAKTVDYHRSNLMKKLNLHSKVELTKYALKRGLIHT; from the coding sequence ATGAAGAAAATCAAGGTCTTTCTGGTCGATGACCATACTATTTTTCGTCAGGGTATTAGATTACTTTTAAAGTTGCAAAGTGATCTAGAAGTAATTGGCGAAGCGGATAATGGTGCTCAAGCAGTATTGATGGTGCAGCAATTAAATCCCGATGTTGTTTTGATGGACATTGCAATGAAAGGAATGGATGGACTAACGGCTACAAAAGATATTCTTGCAGCGTCTCCAAAGACCAAAGTCATTCTTCTAACCCAACATGAAAATAAAGAATACATTCTTCCAGCTTTAAAGATTGGTGCGGCAGGTTATGTTCTTAAACGGGCAGCAGCCGATGAAGTAGTAAATGCTATTCGAACAACGTACCAGGGACGTTCATTTTTAGATCCTGAAATATCAGATATTGTGGTTAATGCTTATAGGCATGGAAGTGAAGATGAATATGAGACTTTAACCGAGCGAGAAAGAGAAATCCTTATCCTTCTTGCGAAGGGGCATACCAATAATGAAATCGCTCCTATTTTAAATATTAGTGCCAAGACCGTTGATTATCATCGATCCAATCTCATGAAAAAGTTAAATCTTCATAGTAAAGTGGAATTAACTAAGTATGCATTAAAAAGAGGTCTTATCCACACCTAA
- the dsrO gene encoding sulfate reduction electron transfer complex DsrMKJOP subunit DsrO, with product MPQDNKQKKYGMVIDLRKCVGCMSCSVSCKMENGVAFGVFRSWVNMTEKGDFPTVKRYYQPRLCNHCENAPCVEVCPVKASYKREDGMVLLDKKKCIGCGYCVASCPYNARYMSKTQKVADKCTFCDHRVDNGGEPACVKNCMGKARIFGDLNDPSSEVSQLISRNAVQVIKPEKGTKPQVFYISADFNQQPK from the coding sequence ATGCCCCAAGATAACAAACAAAAAAAATATGGCATGGTGATTGATCTAAGGAAATGCGTAGGATGCATGTCATGCTCAGTATCCTGCAAAATGGAAAATGGAGTTGCCTTTGGTGTTTTCAGATCATGGGTGAACATGACTGAAAAAGGTGATTTCCCAACGGTCAAGAGATATTATCAACCAAGACTTTGCAATCATTGCGAGAATGCTCCCTGTGTAGAGGTCTGTCCCGTTAAAGCTTCTTATAAGCGTGAAGATGGTATGGTATTGCTTGATAAGAAGAAGTGTATTGGCTGTGGCTACTGTGTAGCTTCATGCCCTTATAATGCTCGTTATATGAGCAAAACCCAAAAAGTTGCAGATAAATGTACCTTCTGTGATCATCGTGTAGATAACGGCGGTGAACCAGCCTGTGTAAAAAACTGTATGGGCAAAGCTCGGATTTTTGGAGATCTAAATGATCCCAGCAGCGAAGTCTCTCAGCTTATTTCTCGAAATGCTGTTCAAGTGATTAAGCCGGAAAAAGGAACAAAACCTCAAGTATTCTATATATCGGCTGACTTTAATCAACAGCCCAAGTAA
- the nrfD gene encoding NrfD/PsrC family molybdoenzyme membrane anchor subunit, with amino-acid sequence MTVNDMYTFMNESNWNALVPFYFFLISISAGSVMIASLSTVFGMKQYDVIVRPAAFTSLATLILAPVFLILDLQQPMRFLYVINPLNFNIQSPMSWGGWLLILYGITLLLFAKRFITGSVSVQAVAETAATANGNKSLSSIVFVLALLLSAYPGFELGMISAKALWNTQLLPIYFITTSLLAGLGILLLVTQFTAKKELNDKFISSVTRITISLIVISLVWIASRSLILTTSGLESQLAAQTLWKSAWFLGGELALGLLAPLALLLFGNVSKNRTVLTIVSVLLLIGAFSMRYSLVFAGLAAVMS; translated from the coding sequence TTGACGGTTAATGATATGTATACATTTATGAATGAATCAAATTGGAATGCATTGGTTCCATTTTATTTCTTCTTAATTAGCATTAGTGCAGGCAGTGTAATGATTGCCTCTTTAAGCACAGTATTTGGTATGAAGCAGTATGACGTAATTGTTCGCCCAGCAGCATTTACTTCCTTAGCTACCCTCATACTAGCTCCCGTGTTCTTAATTCTCGATCTTCAACAACCGATGCGTTTCTTATATGTAATCAATCCACTTAATTTTAATATTCAGTCCCCTATGTCTTGGGGAGGATGGCTCCTCATTTTGTACGGAATTACCTTGCTCTTATTTGCGAAAAGATTCATCACAGGTTCAGTTTCAGTGCAAGCCGTTGCAGAGACAGCTGCAACAGCAAATGGAAACAAAAGTCTGAGCAGCATAGTCTTTGTGCTTGCCTTATTATTAAGTGCTTACCCAGGATTCGAATTGGGTATGATTAGTGCGAAAGCATTATGGAATACTCAGCTACTTCCTATATACTTCATAACGACAAGTCTCCTCGCCGGATTGGGTATTCTTTTACTCGTAACCCAATTTACCGCAAAGAAAGAGTTAAATGATAAGTTTATCTCTTCAGTTACAAGGATAACGATCAGCTTAATCGTAATTAGCCTTGTATGGATTGCCTCCAGAAGCCTGATTTTAACAACTTCCGGACTTGAATCGCAATTAGCCGCACAAACTCTTTGGAAATCGGCATGGTTCCTTGGAGGAGAGTTAGCACTGGGATTGCTTGCACCTCTTGCTCTTTTGCTCTTTGGCAATGTAAGCAAAAATCGTACCGTACTAACGATAGTTTCAGTGTTATTGTTGATCGGAGCATTCTCTATGAGGTATTCCTTAGTGTTTGCTGGCCTTGCCGCGGTAATGTCGTAA
- a CDS encoding molybdopterin-containing oxidoreductase family protein, translating to MSSKNNSFSLSRRNFLKISAAVSATAGLGLGANMLNIKEVSAEESEKLAKSLGNVEVKYTADVMCPSECAMEMWVKDGRIVKIYGNDSCPFNDGACCAKGASGMQLVYSPDRNKYPMIREGERGEGKFRRATWEEAIDYIGKKLVDIKKNYGAESVIMDCGDVTDRDQYYRLFHAYGTPNCVEHGSICDTPRRHGPKLMLGGKRIEPDVMRPVLVRQPDGSLKKDYTYYSKLIIYVGWNPFVATRINYESRGTVGAKVENGCKVIVVDPAHTNTASQADLWMPIRPGTDGDLFAAMLRYILENDNQNNPLTKYIDWSFKELSVGWDEFEKEFKTWWGKNDPINGKSYFSLDWAADRTGLPKEQIAQVAHEFGITKPAALVWGMQSPGHHFNGYPASILGTALNIITGNIDVPGGAIDTELVKSDKGGDAKGSNFKKKKVKRVIGDQEVESEVESLHMDWYGDWPAAWDDVVGDYPRRFREGVTLNYGPFKGHKYPIKGFMIRTGNPVMTGGNTRDWIDALTAKDSNGNYKVELVVNIDTLYLETGMYADVILPEASYAERMSLSDVYPSHQVLWLRDRVINPLHEAKCPTDIMNMLAKKFNELGDSDFKASDFWDKYKSEEDFVNEMLAPAPGRNHAGEPVPYPHLPLGYKLIGTPDSLDAGRVTIDHEKKTVKGEPVTVDWMRNNKGVAVWPMSWNRFKIYDKEAGKHVASKAVAKTNSKLFEFTFSGYDKYNKLISETGIIPRGLKEIGYDKYPNTFYWFETKWNPYTNTEYAKYKDEYPFQLICGRVHHAMTGTQMVPWLSETPVEGIWMPLNNSFKHKIIDMNAKGELEEVEKEFMEGTLCVGTIAINASDAKALGLKTGDLAILENPLGAQEKGKVFVTEGMRPGTIKLGFGTGGRFSPGIGPTSKSKDYTPNHSGLVDPNAHSPIMGMPCYADMIIKVEKA from the coding sequence ATGTCTAGCAAAAACAATTCCTTTTCTCTATCAAGAAGGAATTTCTTAAAAATTTCCGCTGCGGTTTCAGCTACAGCAGGATTGGGTCTTGGCGCGAATATGCTGAACATTAAAGAAGTTTCAGCAGAGGAATCTGAGAAACTGGCAAAAAGTTTAGGTAATGTAGAAGTAAAATATACCGCAGATGTAATGTGCCCGAGTGAGTGCGCGATGGAAATGTGGGTCAAGGACGGTCGTATTGTTAAGATTTACGGGAATGATAGCTGTCCTTTTAACGATGGTGCTTGCTGTGCTAAAGGTGCATCCGGTATGCAATTGGTTTACTCTCCAGACCGTAATAAGTATCCTATGATCAGAGAAGGAGAGCGCGGAGAAGGAAAGTTTAGACGCGCAACTTGGGAAGAAGCTATTGACTATATCGGAAAGAAATTAGTCGATATCAAGAAAAACTACGGTGCCGAATCAGTAATCATGGATTGTGGGGATGTTACAGACCGTGACCAATATTATCGTTTGTTTCATGCGTACGGGACCCCGAACTGCGTAGAACATGGCTCTATCTGTGATACTCCACGTCGTCATGGACCTAAGCTCATGTTAGGTGGTAAACGAATTGAGCCTGATGTTATGCGGCCAGTCCTCGTTAGGCAACCAGATGGTAGCCTCAAAAAGGACTACACCTACTATTCTAAACTAATAATTTACGTTGGTTGGAATCCATTTGTAGCCACTCGGATAAACTATGAGAGCCGCGGAACCGTGGGAGCTAAAGTAGAAAATGGCTGCAAGGTGATTGTAGTCGATCCCGCTCACACCAATACAGCTTCGCAAGCGGATCTTTGGATGCCGATTAGACCGGGTACAGACGGTGATCTCTTTGCGGCAATGCTAAGATATATCCTCGAAAACGATAATCAAAATAACCCCTTAACAAAATATATTGATTGGAGTTTCAAGGAACTTAGTGTTGGCTGGGATGAGTTTGAGAAAGAATTCAAAACTTGGTGGGGTAAAAATGACCCCATTAACGGTAAATCTTACTTTAGCTTAGACTGGGCAGCTGATAGAACTGGACTCCCTAAGGAACAAATTGCTCAGGTGGCTCACGAGTTCGGTATAACGAAACCGGCAGCTCTCGTTTGGGGTATGCAAAGCCCCGGTCACCACTTCAATGGCTATCCAGCATCCATTCTAGGAACGGCGCTCAATATTATCACTGGAAATATTGACGTTCCGGGTGGTGCAATTGATACTGAACTCGTGAAGAGTGACAAGGGTGGCGACGCTAAAGGGTCTAACTTTAAGAAAAAGAAGGTTAAAAGAGTCATTGGTGATCAAGAAGTTGAATCCGAAGTAGAAAGTCTCCATATGGATTGGTATGGTGATTGGCCTGCTGCATGGGATGATGTTGTAGGAGACTACCCAAGAAGATTTAGAGAAGGTGTCACTCTAAATTATGGACCATTCAAGGGACATAAATATCCCATCAAAGGCTTTATGATTCGCACCGGTAACCCAGTAATGACCGGTGGAAATACGAGGGACTGGATTGATGCCCTAACGGCAAAGGATTCCAATGGGAACTATAAAGTAGAACTTGTCGTCAATATCGATACGCTGTACTTGGAAACCGGTATGTATGCAGATGTTATTCTTCCGGAAGCAAGTTATGCTGAACGGATGAGTCTATCTGATGTATACCCATCACATCAAGTTCTCTGGTTAAGAGATCGAGTAATCAATCCGCTTCATGAAGCTAAATGTCCGACTGACATAATGAATATGCTAGCTAAAAAATTTAATGAATTGGGTGATTCGGACTTCAAGGCAAGCGATTTTTGGGATAAGTATAAGAGTGAAGAGGATTTCGTTAATGAAATGCTGGCACCCGCCCCGGGACGAAATCATGCAGGAGAGCCTGTACCCTATCCCCATCTTCCTTTAGGATATAAACTTATAGGAACCCCTGACTCCCTTGATGCTGGCCGGGTAACAATTGACCATGAGAAAAAGACAGTAAAAGGTGAACCTGTTACTGTTGATTGGATGCGTAACAACAAAGGCGTAGCTGTTTGGCCTATGAGTTGGAACCGCTTTAAGATCTATGATAAAGAAGCAGGTAAGCATGTGGCAAGTAAGGCCGTGGCCAAAACGAATTCTAAGCTGTTCGAATTCACATTTAGTGGTTATGATAAGTACAACAAGCTCATTAGCGAAACCGGTATTATCCCACGAGGACTAAAAGAAATTGGATATGATAAATATCCTAATACTTTCTACTGGTTCGAAACAAAGTGGAATCCTTATACCAATACGGAATATGCAAAGTATAAGGATGAGTATCCATTCCAGCTCATATGCGGTCGTGTTCACCATGCAATGACGGGAACCCAAATGGTACCTTGGTTATCTGAGACACCGGTAGAAGGAATATGGATGCCATTGAATAACTCGTTTAAGCATAAAATTATTGATATGAATGCTAAAGGCGAGTTAGAAGAAGTCGAGAAAGAATTTATGGAAGGGACTTTATGTGTAGGCACGATTGCCATTAATGCTAGCGATGCTAAAGCATTAGGTCTGAAAACCGGAGATTTAGCTATTTTAGAGAATCCTCTCGGCGCACAAGAAAAGGGTAAGGTTTTTGTTACAGAGGGAATGCGACCGGGTACAATCAAACTTGGATTCGGTACGGGTGGCCGCTTCTCACCTGGAATTGGCCCAACTTCTAAGAGTAAGGACTATACTCCAAACCACAGTGGTTTAGTTGATCCGAATGCTCATAGCCCGATTATGGGTATGCCCTGTTATGCCGATATGATTATCAAAGTCGAAAAAGCATAA
- a CDS encoding TorD/DmsD family molecular chaperone produces MEIQELKQIFITQQELYRFLSNVITLGPKKELLDRFQGVYSELIHEEADDDNLVKGLITIQMSLRGKDLASYEAVLTREYTRLFIGPGKPPVSPYASIYISDEPKPRLMDESTIEVRKQYLDANIVMANMNSVPDDFLGAELEYINYLTIKSLEAIKNSESEELGLFLLKQEDFISNHLATWIPKFSERIFEFTSEDFFKGMALLLNGLINSHLAILEDFKYSLKVFMD; encoded by the coding sequence ATGGAAATCCAAGAACTAAAACAGATCTTTATCACACAACAAGAACTTTATCGTTTCCTGAGTAACGTTATTACTTTAGGGCCTAAGAAGGAACTTCTTGATCGCTTTCAAGGTGTATATAGTGAATTGATCCATGAAGAAGCAGACGATGATAATTTAGTAAAAGGCTTAATTACGATTCAAATGTCACTACGTGGAAAAGACCTTGCTTCTTATGAAGCGGTTTTGACTAGAGAATATACGAGGCTGTTTATTGGTCCGGGAAAACCACCTGTAAGCCCATACGCCTCAATCTATATAAGTGATGAACCCAAGCCAAGGCTAATGGATGAAAGCACGATTGAAGTTCGCAAGCAATACCTCGATGCCAATATCGTGATGGCGAATATGAATTCTGTTCCAGATGACTTTTTAGGTGCAGAACTTGAGTATATCAATTATTTAACCATTAAATCTTTAGAGGCGATTAAGAACTCAGAGTCCGAAGAATTAGGGTTGTTTCTTCTAAAGCAGGAAGACTTTATTAGTAATCATTTAGCCACTTGGATTCCTAAATTTTCAGAAAGAATATTTGAATTTACATCAGAAGATTTCTTTAAAGGCATGGCATTACTTTTGAATGGTTTAATTAATTCGCACTTAGCAATCTTAGAAGACTTTAAATATAGCCTTAAGGTTTTCATGGACTAG
- the arsC gene encoding arsenate reductase (thioredoxin), whose protein sequence is MSNKIVYFICTGNSCRSQMAEGFGKKYLGDQYKVYSAGVEAHGLNPKAVEVMAEVGVDISEQTSDILDPAILSQADHVITLCGDAKDRCPIAPPHVKRDHWGFDDPAQAEGSEEERMITFRRVRDEIEERIKKFALERKVKKII, encoded by the coding sequence ATGAGCAATAAGATAGTCTATTTTATCTGCACCGGTAATTCCTGTCGTAGTCAGATGGCTGAAGGTTTTGGCAAGAAATATCTGGGCGATCAGTACAAGGTCTATAGTGCAGGAGTTGAAGCCCATGGCTTGAATCCGAAGGCAGTAGAAGTTATGGCCGAAGTTGGGGTGGATATATCTGAACAGACCTCAGATATTCTTGACCCGGCAATACTAAGTCAGGCGGACCATGTGATTACCTTATGTGGAGATGCCAAGGATCGTTGCCCGATTGCCCCTCCTCATGTCAAGAGAGATCATTGGGGATTTGATGATCCTGCTCAGGCAGAAGGCTCTGAAGAAGAACGTATGATTACTTTTCGGCGGGTAAGGGACGAAATCGAGGAACGGATTAAGAAATTTGCCTTAGAAAGGAAAGTAAAAAAGATCATTTGA